From one Terriglobia bacterium genomic stretch:
- a CDS encoding type II secretion system protein GspG: protein MRSRGGRRQRGFTLIELLVVLVILAIVVSIGIVALMNALDKSRQRATMADMRTISKGIEIYSVDHGHLPSDGGGITGLQAVLTPYESSVIPANDAWGHLYSYSRDDLGNYTLASFGKDGVAGAAITVATRDDFERDIVLVNGQFVAAPQ, encoded by the coding sequence ATGAGATCTAGAGGCGGGCGACGGCAACGGGGATTCACGCTGATCGAGCTGCTGGTGGTCCTCGTGATCCTGGCCATCGTGGTCAGCATCGGGATCGTGGCTCTCATGAACGCGCTGGACAAGTCGAGGCAAAGGGCTACCATGGCGGACATGCGGACCATCTCGAAGGGGATCGAGATCTACTCCGTCGACCACGGCCACCTGCCGTCGGACGGCGGGGGGATCACGGGCCTCCAGGCGGTCCTGACCCCCTACGAGAGCAGCGTCATTCCGGCGAACGACGCGTGGGGCCACCTCTACAGCTACTCCCGCGACGACCTCGGGAACTACACGCTCGCGTCGTTCGGCAAGGACGGTGTCGCCGGCGCGGCGATCACGGTTGCCACCCGCGACGACTTCGAGCGGGACATCGTCCTCGTGAATGGCCAGTTCGTGGCCGCTCCCCAGTAG